The following proteins are co-located in the Paludibaculum fermentans genome:
- the serA gene encoding phosphoglycerate dehydrogenase, whose product MKILVAEPLSPAAIALLQKQSSWDIVVSNPKEYEPHLADCDALLVRSAVKVKGDTLAKAPKLRVVARAGVGVDNVDLPAATAAGVLVMNTPGGNAVSVAEHTLAMMLGLARMVPAATASTRAGKWEKKKFLGNELRGKTLGVVGLGNIGQEVVRRARGFEMRIVASDPYVNPATAAHLGVELVSLDELLSNSDYISLHLAVTPETRGMINAATIARMKDGVRIINCARGELVDQNALCEALVSKKVAGAGLDVFEPEPLPADHPLLQCDNLIATPHIAGSTEEAQEIVGIRIVEQLVEYLQNGVAINAVNMPAVTPEQYKAIGGSITLAERLGKFAAYVSTGHPKGVRVTYFGRIAEMNTNLVRNAALAGVLSRGLSNRVNLVNSMQVAAQRNLTVSESHQPRSIGEDSVLVEIDTDQGVTSVSGSIILDKPRLLSVDGIRVESTLAGQLIYMRNDDVPGVIGHVGTVLGRNSVNIANFSLGRQDKPTAPGQPLIAVALVEVDSAPGEAVLDELRTNPAVRLAVTVQPGD is encoded by the coding sequence ATGAAGATCCTCGTCGCTGAACCCCTGTCGCCCGCAGCGATCGCCCTGCTCCAGAAGCAGTCTAGTTGGGACATCGTCGTCTCGAACCCGAAAGAATACGAACCCCACCTGGCCGATTGCGACGCATTGCTGGTGCGTAGTGCCGTCAAGGTGAAGGGAGACACCCTGGCGAAGGCTCCGAAGCTGCGCGTGGTGGCGCGCGCCGGAGTCGGAGTCGACAATGTGGACCTGCCGGCCGCCACGGCTGCTGGCGTCCTCGTCATGAATACGCCGGGCGGCAACGCCGTTTCGGTGGCCGAGCACACCCTGGCCATGATGCTGGGGCTGGCGCGCATGGTGCCCGCGGCCACGGCGTCCACCCGGGCCGGAAAGTGGGAGAAGAAGAAGTTCCTGGGCAACGAGCTGCGGGGTAAGACCCTGGGGGTCGTGGGGCTGGGGAACATCGGGCAGGAAGTGGTGCGGCGGGCGCGCGGCTTCGAGATGCGCATTGTCGCCTCCGATCCGTACGTCAATCCCGCTACCGCGGCCCACCTGGGTGTCGAACTGGTGAGCCTGGACGAGTTGCTGTCCAACTCCGACTACATCAGCCTGCACCTGGCCGTCACTCCGGAGACCCGGGGCATGATCAACGCCGCCACCATCGCGCGCATGAAGGATGGCGTCCGCATCATCAACTGTGCCCGCGGCGAACTTGTCGACCAGAACGCGCTCTGCGAGGCCCTGGTTTCGAAGAAGGTGGCCGGCGCCGGACTCGACGTGTTCGAGCCGGAGCCGCTGCCCGCCGATCATCCGCTGCTGCAGTGCGACAACCTGATCGCCACGCCGCACATCGCCGGCTCGACAGAGGAAGCTCAGGAGATTGTGGGCATCCGCATTGTCGAGCAGTTGGTCGAGTACCTCCAGAATGGAGTAGCGATCAACGCAGTGAACATGCCCGCCGTGACGCCGGAGCAGTATAAGGCGATTGGCGGCTCCATCACCCTGGCGGAGCGCCTGGGTAAGTTCGCGGCATACGTCTCCACGGGGCATCCCAAAGGCGTCCGGGTCACTTACTTCGGCCGGATCGCGGAGATGAACACGAATCTGGTGCGGAACGCCGCGCTGGCCGGCGTGCTCAGCCGCGGGCTTTCGAACCGGGTGAATCTCGTCAACTCCATGCAGGTGGCGGCACAACGCAACCTGACGGTGAGCGAGTCGCACCAGCCGCGTTCGATCGGTGAGGACTCCGTGCTGGTCGAAATCGACACTGACCAGGGCGTGACCTCCGTTTCAGGCAGCATCATCCTGGACAAGCCGCGTCTGCTGTCGGTGGATGGGATCCGGGTGGAGAGTACGCTAGCCGGGCAGCTCATCTACATGAGGAATGACGACGTGCCCGGTGTCATCGGCCACGTGGGCACTGTCCTGGGCCGCAACTCAGTGAACATCGCCAATTTCTCGCTGGGCCGCCAGGATAAGCCCACTGCCCCAGGCCAGCCGCTGATCGCGGTAGCGCTGGTGGAGGTGGACTCCGCGCCAGGAGAGGCCGTGCTGGACGAGTTGCGGACCAATCCCGCCGTTCGCCTGGCCGTGACCGTGCAGCCCGGCGACTAG
- a CDS encoding RNA recognition motif domain-containing protein, with the protein MSSTVFLGNLPVWVTADDIKAWLTADNLVADSVKVIRNPETQESKGFAFIEAPNDEEMNSIIRRFDRAPLEDRLLRANPAQPPRPKGAVRPGGPIGHTASPSSSAPAASVSAAVQAPGGERDRNRRGGKKHRRPNGPQSAFAEELAKAL; encoded by the coding sequence ATGAGTTCGACCGTTTTTCTCGGTAACCTTCCGGTCTGGGTCACTGCCGATGATATCAAGGCGTGGCTGACAGCGGACAACTTGGTGGCCGATTCCGTGAAAGTCATCCGCAATCCGGAGACTCAGGAATCCAAAGGCTTTGCGTTCATTGAAGCGCCGAACGACGAAGAGATGAATTCAATCATCCGGCGTTTCGATCGCGCGCCTCTTGAAGACCGCCTTCTGCGGGCAAATCCCGCTCAACCGCCGCGCCCCAAGGGCGCTGTGCGCCCCGGTGGGCCCATCGGGCATACCGCTTCCCCTTCTTCCTCTGCTCCCGCTGCTTCCGTTTCCGCTGCCGTTCAAGCCCCAGGTGGCGAGCGTGACCGGAATCGCCGCGGTGGCAAGAAGCACCGCCGCCCGAATGGCCCTCAAAGCGCTTTTGCCGAAGAGTTGGCAAAGGCTCTCTAG
- a CDS encoding GatB/YqeY domain-containing protein codes for MPLLDQLQKDMATAMKAREEARLSAIRMVKAALMKEKVDSMKELDEAAEMKVLNSLIKQRRDSAEMYRKGGRPEQAEKEETELRLIESYMPAGATEEEVDAAIAAAVAETGATTAKQMGQVMTAAKAKLAGKRVDGKSMSDKIRAKLS; via the coding sequence ATGCCGCTCCTCGATCAGTTGCAGAAGGATATGGCGACCGCCATGAAAGCACGGGAGGAAGCGCGGCTCAGCGCTATCCGGATGGTGAAGGCGGCCCTCATGAAGGAGAAAGTCGACTCCATGAAGGAGCTCGACGAAGCCGCCGAAATGAAGGTGCTGAACTCCCTCATCAAGCAGCGCCGCGACTCCGCGGAGATGTACCGCAAGGGCGGACGCCCTGAGCAGGCGGAGAAGGAAGAGACGGAACTGCGGCTCATCGAGAGCTACATGCCGGCCGGCGCCACTGAGGAAGAGGTGGATGCCGCCATTGCCGCCGCCGTCGCTGAAACCGGCGCCACCACCGCGAAACAGATGGGCCAGGTGATGACGGCCGCCAAAGCCAAACTGGCGGGCAAACGCGTGGACGGCAAGTCGATGAGCGACAAGATCCGCGCCAAACTCAGCTGA
- a CDS encoding pyridoxal-phosphate-dependent aminotransferase family protein, giving the protein MMASDIHHRTQDFIKLYPTVLRDLKEVFGTQGDVLITVSSGTGALEASITNFFSEGDKVVICCAGKFGERWVELAKAFRLNAVVLMAEYGSVVAPAAVEAALNENPDTKGVLFQASETSTGAAHDVKAIGEITKKTGALCIVDAITGLGTMPLDIDGWGLDIVVGGSQKAFMIPPGLAFISVSAKAWAQSASAKLPRLYFDLKKEKKMADKGESAWTPNVSHILALAEALKYIKELGMDKLVENAQLLAKATRAAALELGLELFAPDAPSSSVTAIKAPKGMDSSDIVKGFRNQFGSVIANGQGTMKGQIFRIAHLGYFDFPDLFAMVAELEIILHSKGIPVEFGKGVAAVQRVYAEAVSAKEVAAVK; this is encoded by the coding sequence ATGATGGCGTCCGACATTCACCATCGTACCCAGGACTTCATCAAGCTGTACCCCACAGTGCTGCGTGATTTGAAGGAAGTCTTCGGGACCCAGGGCGACGTTCTCATTACCGTGTCTTCCGGCACGGGTGCCCTGGAAGCGTCCATTACCAACTTCTTCAGCGAAGGCGACAAGGTCGTCATCTGCTGCGCCGGCAAGTTCGGCGAACGCTGGGTGGAGCTGGCCAAGGCCTTCCGCCTGAACGCGGTAGTCCTGATGGCGGAATACGGTTCCGTGGTCGCTCCGGCCGCCGTGGAAGCGGCCCTGAACGAGAATCCGGACACCAAGGGCGTTCTCTTCCAGGCCTCGGAAACCTCCACCGGCGCGGCGCACGACGTCAAAGCGATCGGCGAGATCACGAAGAAGACCGGCGCCCTGTGCATCGTCGACGCGATCACCGGCCTGGGTACGATGCCGCTCGACATCGACGGCTGGGGCCTCGACATCGTGGTGGGCGGTTCGCAGAAGGCGTTCATGATCCCGCCCGGCCTGGCATTCATCAGCGTCAGCGCCAAGGCGTGGGCGCAGAGCGCGTCCGCCAAGCTGCCGCGCCTCTACTTCGACCTCAAGAAGGAGAAGAAGATGGCGGATAAGGGCGAAAGCGCCTGGACGCCGAACGTCAGCCACATCCTCGCTTTGGCCGAAGCGCTGAAGTACATCAAGGAACTCGGCATGGACAAGCTGGTCGAGAACGCCCAGTTGCTGGCCAAGGCTACCCGCGCCGCCGCTCTCGAGCTGGGGCTCGAACTGTTCGCGCCCGACGCGCCATCGTCCTCCGTGACCGCCATCAAGGCGCCCAAGGGGATGGATTCCAGCGACATCGTCAAGGGCTTCCGCAACCAGTTCGGTTCCGTCATCGCCAACGGCCAGGGCACGATGAAGGGGCAGATCTTCCGTATCGCGCACCTGGGCTACTTCGACTTCCCCGACCTGTTCGCCATGGTCGCCGAGCTCGAAATCATCCTGCACTCGAAGGGCATTCCCGTGGAGTTCGGCAAGGGTGTGGCCGCTGTGCAGCGCGTCTACGCCGAAGCAGTGTCCGCCAAAGAAGTAGCGGCGGTGAAGTAG
- a CDS encoding 4Fe-4S dicluster domain-containing protein — protein MAYVITDTCTKDNHCIDACPVNCIHPTPDEPGYEEAAHLFVNPGECIDCGACVPVCPTTSIYVLEELPAELAAFADSNAAFYN, from the coding sequence ATGGCATATGTGATCACCGATACCTGCACGAAAGACAATCACTGCATCGACGCCTGCCCCGTGAACTGCATTCATCCGACGCCCGACGAACCGGGCTACGAGGAAGCGGCCCATCTGTTCGTGAATCCGGGCGAGTGCATCGACTGTGGCGCTTGCGTGCCCGTCTGCCCCACCACCTCGATTTACGTCCTGGAAGAACTGCCGGCCGAACTGGCTGCCTTCGCGGATTCGAACGCCGCGTTTTACAACTAA